TTGGCGTAACTGTCTTTTGCTTGCAGTAAATGGCTTGGTGGCGCTCGTTTCAGGGGATCCCTTGCTGATGTCTTTGTATAGGCTCAGTGCTTTCTGTCCCAACATGTTGCTGTCAGTCAGAATATGTTTTCTGTTCTTACCGTCCACCCACCACTTCATGTTTTTCCCATTTTAACTAAGCACTTAACCACATACTGTGGCCATAAGTTTTGCAATTTGAGATGCAACAGAGAATGTGGcgcttctttttccttcttcaccatttcacagatggaagaTGTGTTCTTACTGTAGATTTTAGCAACCTGGCTGTCAATTGTCATTTTCACCTTTACACTTAAAGGAAGCACTTTATGGCCTTTCTTTGTTATATGTgaattgccagcatcactactTTTGCACtttggtaaaatattttacttaatattttattaagtaaaataatgggAACATAAGGCCTATAGATACCATGACAGTAAAATGGATAACCAAGATGGGTACCCAGTCACTAATGGGCAAGGAGCATCTAATTGTGGATacactggacaaagggatgattcatgtcCTGGGTGGGACAGAGCCAGACAGCCTGAGATTTCTTTATGCTACTCAGAATGTTGTGCAGTTTACAACTTACGAATTGTTCATTTCTCGAATTTAATATTCAGTGTTTTCAGACTGAGGTTGATCACGGGTAAGTGAAACTGAGGAAAGCGAAACTGTGGATAACTGTATTTTGACTTCTACCTCTATAAATTGATTTTGGCTGTTGTCAAACTTCATAAAAATGAAGTCATAGTATATATACTCCTTTgtgtttgatttccttttttcatttaaaattatgctGTAGCTTATACATTCGTGGAGTAAAGATTTCATTCAACATTATACTGTAGTTTATACATGTCATTGGATAAAGAATTTCACCCATTGGACTTTTGATGCACATTTGGGCTATTTCCCCtttggggctattataaataataatgcaaagaacaTTCTTGTGTATGTCTTTTAGTAGATGTAAGTCCTCATTTCACTTGGGTATGTCCCCAGGCCGGGATTATGCAATCACTGGCTagtcttacattttcttttaataggtACTGTCAAAcatttttttgtaaatgtttataCCTGTTATTATTCCTAAGTTCCTATGCTTTCAACAGTACAGTTTTCTGCTGTAATATTTTTACTCTAGGTTGACAATCCTAGATGATGTGAAATGTTGAGCTATTTGCTATCCCATCTCagattacatacacacacattcatatttTACTTTCATTCTATACAGATTCAGAGGTGGAAATTTGCCTTGTAATATGCTTGGAAGTGTAATACTGAAAAATTGTccttatgaattaaaaataaatagctagttttaaaaaatatagtattaatCACAATAAAGTTTAACTATTGAATAGATGTCTAGTTTTATGTCTTAGGAGTGAGCATGAATCTCAGCTGAGTATATGGTATTTAATTCATAGTGTGAAACCACAAGGGGAAACTGACTCAGGGAAGGTCTCTTGGATCCTGCCTCTGGCATCATTCATTTGCAACAGGCTGGATTGCATTTTATGGTTGCTATTTTCTCTTACTTATCCTTGATTCCTCTGAAGGGAAGTAGTAATTCAATATATTAAACACTGCTTAGAATCCTTAGCATGGAGCGTTTTCATTGTATGAAGTGTTGATCAGCATAAGGccaaaaaagaatagaaactttGGGCTTCAGTTCCTTAGTTCAGACAATGGTTCCAGTAACCTACCTGGGTAGGCTGGAGGGcaggataaataataataatattcccaGTATAAGAAAAAGAACTGTCAAAATAAAGATTTCTTAGAATCAGTCTAGAAAAGGCTGTTAGGCAGAATTTTCAGATAATAGAGTTCTCTTCTCTTTTGGAAAAAGCTGTGTAAATCCATCCATTCATTGCTTCTTTATCATTCATTTGCACAATGATTCAGCAAGCATTTACTGAGTACCAGGTTCTTCCTCCTGTTCTAGATGGTAAGCATACAGCAGGGAACAAAGCAAAGCCCTTATTCTTAGAGAGCTCACCTTCTCAGGAAGGAAAGAGGCAAGGAAATATATACAAGTGTTGTGTGGTACTatggtggaaaataaaaacaaatcgagAGGGGACTGTAGGCTTGGTGTTTGGAACTGTGTTTGCTTTTTGTAAGGAAAGGTTAGGGAAAGCCTCCCAGTCAGTTACATTTGTGCAAGGACGTGAAGAAACTGAATAGTGCAGATATCCACGGGAAGAAGAGCAGTCCAAGCAGAGGAAGGGGCATGCTTGGTGGgctcaaggaaaataaaaatgcctcTGCAGTTGGAGGAGAGGTAGTGAGCAGAAGAGtatctagaccagtgattttcaaccagcgtgCCGCAGCACACTgatgtgccgtgagaggatcttggATAggctatgaaaatttttaaagaacattaattatattattttcaaagacgttcaaagcacagtaagtatatcctttttcACTCttgtttgatcaacataatttaagtgtgccttggaagtttaactataggttcaagtgtgctgtgagataaaatgttttgaaaaacacTCCTAACTCCTGTAGTTAGGTCAGAAAGATGGAAGGGACTCAGATCAGATAGGGCTCTGTAGGCCACTGTAATGACCTCAGCTTTTTCTCTGAAGGATTTTGAACATAGATGTGATTCAGTTTTTTTTAGGATTATCTTAAATATTGGTTAGATAACTGATTTGTATGGACAAGGGTAGAAACAAGGAAACCAGCTAAAATCTCTAAtaggtgtgttttattttatggaCTTATCACCATCACTGTGCTTTATTAGTAAGTGAAATAATTGTGTTTATCCAGATGTGGAAAACCAATAGCACATTTGAGCCACATTATTAGTAATTTAATAATGTGCAAATTAACAATATGCTATAGGTGTTACCAAATACGTTATTTATTAATGCTCTTTTCCATTTAcccaacattaattttttttcgggacattcttcctcttctctcGCATTTTTATTTGTAACTTGTGCGATTCTTTCAGCCACAGTAGTTATTTGTGACTCCTCTTCATCCTCTGCACATCCAGGCAGTCAGGTGGTGATGTTGATGCTGTCTCCCAAACCCACCTCCTACTTTTTCCATTCCCAACTTTGGTCTTAGACCTTCCTTTTGAATCTCAGAGGTAGCCATCAAATTCTCCTTCTGTAATCCATACGAAATTCAGCAAATAGAATGTAGGTTTTTGGAGACCTTAATTATGATTGCTCCAGATCTTTGTTCTTCCGTGTACCACCTGTAGggctttttgcaatttttgacttcatttgtttctctaTAAAATCAACCATAACAATATCTAATTTATAAGATTCCAGTGAGGATTACATGAGAAGATGGAATGTTTAAAGTGCCTGGCAGCAAGTTCGCACTTACAAAATGCTGGTTCTTTCCACCTGCTGTTATTCTATTACTACTTTGGTACTCTTAATTTGCACACATCAAAATGTGCTCCTTCTTTATCTCAGTAAATTATACTACATCTATgcagtttaattaaaaaatctatGAGTCTTCTTTGAATAATCTATTTCTCTTACCATCTAAATTTAATCCATCTGCAAATCCTATTGATTCCACTTCCAAAACATACCCTGAATTCATCTGCTTCTCCTCACTGCCACTGCTGTAACCTAGTCCAAGAATCTCTTGTGTGTACTGTTTCCATAGGCTCCTAATCCACCCTTCTGCCTTCACTCTTGCCCTCTTTCCATCCCTTTTCCACAGAGCCAAAgtgatatttaaaacataaaccAGATTACTTGAGTCCCTTGCTTAGAATTCCCCAGTGGCTTTTCATCATACTCAGAATGAGATTCAAAGTTTACCCTCTCTAAGCCCTCTCCCACTTATACTTCATCTGCActgcccttctttcttttcctactaACTCATCAAACTTATAGCTGCCTTGGGCCTTAGCACTTGCTATTTCTCTGTCCTTGGAATATTCATTCCTCAGATGTCCACATGACTTTCTGCTGTGTATCATTTAGAACTCAGCTCTATCTAATGGCTTCCTGCCTTCTGTCAATAGTGCTCCATCACAccgtgcattttattttttcctaaggcTTACCACTGAAAATAGCCTACTTATATATCCATTTTCCCCCAGTAAAAATTAAATGCCCTCATGTAAGGTCCATTTTGAagcacagtgtctgacacatagtagggaggcagaaaaaaaaaaaccttgaatgacAGAAAAATAGACCCACTTTTAATGAGATATCAAAATTTGATATTGGTTACATAAGGGAAGGAtagggttttattttaaaattgataatcTATTGGTTTTCCTTTAATCCCTCATACCTCACACATATGCTTGTGCTGAAAATATGACTGTAAATAAAACAATAGTAATACAATCCTcggtttgggattttttttttccccctctggccTTCTAGATAGTTCTAAGTTTACTCttctctccatctcctcctctACACTACTACCTTAGAGCAAATTACCATCGTCTCTGGCCCTTTTCCTGTAAGTTTTGATCTCAGTGCTCTGTTCTTCAGAATGCAGGCCAGTGAGCTTTTCAGTTGCTGTTACATCTGTGCTTGAAAACGTCTATAGTTTTCCATTGTTCTCAAGGTAAAAACCAGAATCCTCTCTTATCACGCCAGCCCTGCCTCTCCACTCCAGGCCACATTTGCTCCTCCCCTCCTGGTTCCAGCTGCCACCTCGCTGGGTAGCCTCAGCTTCCCGCGCCCGGCGATGTTCTACAGCGGGTTCTGCACCCATTTTGTCTACCTCCTCGGATTTCGGATTGTCCCTTCCTCTGGGAAGCCCTCCCTGATTAGGCCAGTGTCACTCCCCGTCATGCAGGCCACATCATCCAGGGCCTCTCTCTCaggatttgtatttgttttataattacatACTCCTGAATACGACAACCTTAGTTAATTGCGCTAACGTGCGCTGGGACTAAAAAGGTGTTTGCAGTACTGACTAGCCGCCCGCCACTCCTAGCCCCTCCCCCGAGGGCTTCGGCGCAGCTATTACGCATTAAGCCGGCGCCGCGAGCGCAGACATAGCAGGCGCCTGCGCGAAGGGGCGCCGCATGCGCAGAGAGGTGAGCTGGCTGACAGATTCTtggtggtggtggcggcggcggcggcggcggcggctgcggcgGCCCTGGGCTGCGGGGAATGGGAGTTCTAGGGCCCTGACTGAGCACCGCCCCCGCCTCCCTGTCCGCGACATGGCTCAGGAGAAAATGGAGCTGGACCTGGAACTGCCTCCGGGTACGGGCGGGAGCCCGGCGGAGGGCGGCGGCACTGCCGGCGGCGGGGGCCTCAGGAGGTCTAACAGCGCCCCCCTGATCCACGGCCTCAGTGACACTTCGCCGGTGTTCCAGGCCGAGGCGCCGAGCGCCAGGAGGAACAGCACGACGTTCCCGAGCCGCCACGGCCTGCTGCTACCAGCCTCCCCTGTCCGCATGCACAGCAGCCGCCTGCACCAGATCAAGCAGGAGGAGGGCATGGACTTGATCAACCGAGAGACGGTCCATGAGCGGGAGGTGCAGACCGCAATGCAGATAAGCCACTCCTGGGAGGAAAGTTTCAGCCTGAGTGACAACGATGTGGAGAAATCCGCCTCCCCGAAGCGCATCGATTTCATTCCTGTGTCACCAGCACCGTCACCCACTCGGGGAATCGGGAAGCAGTGCTTTTCACCATCCTTGCAAAGTTTTGTGAGTAGCAATGGATTGCCTCCAAGCCCTATTCCCAGCCCAACGACCCGATTTACTACTCGGAGAAGCCAGAGTCCCATCAATTGCATTAGACCAAGTGTTCTTGGAccattgaaaagaaaatgtgaaatggaAACTGAGTATCAGCCAAAGAGATTTTTCCAAGGCATCACCAACATGCTTTCTTCTGACGTTGCACAGCTGTCAGATCCCGGTGTGTGTGTATCTTCGGATACCCTTGATGGAAACAGCAGCAGTGCCGGATCTTCTTGTAACTCACCAGCGAAAGTCAGCACTACCACCGACTCTCCTGTGTCACCTGCCCAAGCGGCCTCTCCATTTATCCCACTTGATGAACTATCGTCTAAGTGATTCACGCATCCTgagactgttttgttttgtgttttttcttgttgtttttgtttttgcaatggAGAGAGAGAGTAATCACGTTGGAGCAAGCACTGAACTTTGTCGATTAATTTGAGGCTATTTCCTATTtgaccctttttctttttttggaatttCCTGAAATGTTGTTATTCTAGAGAACTTTTATGTCAGGTTCCTGCGAATACCCTTGAATACAGTGTAGTAATATTTTCAGACGTTTTCACAATAAGTGTGTTGAAGCATACATCTTTACGCTGCTAATATGTCTAAATACATATGTTAtcccttgatttttttaaataattgagaGCTCTATTTATTTATGGGATTATTAAGTTctgatgaaaatataaatgtagaATTAATCAGCATAGTAAACTGATGTTTTAAAAGTCCATACTTTATGCCCACactaatttttaatgttattttccaGTGATTGCTAATTTCCATTTGATGAAGAATAATAATTTACCTAtttacagctttttaaaaaatgtcagttGTAACATATCAATCTAGTGGCTGTCTACCCAGGAATCcttgaatatttaattttctggGTATGTAAGTGGAtgataaaagaacaaattatagAAGTTTGCAACAGATCTTTTAAGTatataaaagtaaacatatttaagaaaaacatttttaatgaaattttaatagtAATTCTAGTAAGTCATACAAATATAACTActatacagaaaatgaaaattttctttttttcttttcttgaccaGAAAGTGCATTCTCTTGGGTATAATCCTAAAGCAAAATGGGACGGTGCCTTGCAGTCTTAGCCCATTGTACATAGGCTCAGGCTAGGCTCTTTGTACCATTGcaaacttaaaactttttttagatGTAGAAAATGTGTGGGAAGCCTTATTGAACTTCAACAGAGCACCCAGGCAGACAATACTTTCAATCAttggtatactttaaaatattcaattgtGCCTCAGTTCTGAAAATTCTTGCCAACCGGGAGCCAGAGCAATTTTTGGCTGCTTTTCTGCTCTGCCCATCTGTCACCTTCTTGGTTTTCCCTTGCTCAGGAAGTAGCTGTTTCCTTGCCAACAGGTCCTTCCTCTCCATCTCCCACCAAACTAGGGCACCATCTTTTAGACAAAGGTACAGTGTGACTCGGATTTCTTAAAGTGAGCAACAATAGGATTGTGAATTGTTTAACCTCTGGGTGAAAGTTACAAGTTGAGTTGACTGCCTTGGTGATATTGGTTAATTAAGGGTCGATGATTTGCAAGAGAAAATCATTGGAGAGTCACATAGGTAAATCATTATTTAACTTAGATTTTGTTAAAGGTAGAATtgtgaaatgttctttttctttgccttttacagttaagaaaatatttaataagaatagcaaatgttttttatattataCTTCTTTATACCTCATAATATCTTCCTTAACTAGATAGATGGGTAAATAGATGCATAGATAAATGCATAGAcaaaaaggggaggggaaagaaaataaaagactcaAAGACCAAGATAAAAGCTCTGACCTACTTTTTAAAGTTATTGCTTATAGAGACTTAACGATTATGTGAACTTTTTACAACTATGAGAATAAATGGAACTGGTCAACTCTTGATAGTTGCCTCAAGATTCAGTGAAATAACATTGAGGGTAAGACTGTATCCACaggtttaaaattctttattctgGGTAATAGTATTCCTGTGCTTCAGTCCCAACCTTGTTCCTCAGATTTAAACCTGTATATTCAACTTCCTGTTGGGTATTTTGACCTGCTTCCAGCGGTTCTTTAACTTCAGCTTcttcaaaacaaaatgtattatcttcttaaaaaaaaaaaaaagaaatgtattctcaCTTAAACTGTTCTTGTATTAATGAGATTGATGTCGTCACTAACTTCCTAAGGTAGAAACTACAGAAACGCCTTTGACTTTGCCTTTTCACTGTCATATCCCACTTAATCACCAATTCTTGTCAACTGTTACTCTGAAGTAAATCTCAAATCTCTGTCTTCTCTATCACCCATGATTTAGCATAGAGCTCTCATTCTTACTTTTTGGTCTAATCTTCACACTGCCTCTATCctgatctttctaaaatgtaaactTGATTTTTTCACTCTCCTCCTTGAAAACCATATATGCTTCCCTATTTCCTACTATCTGGGAAATGGTTTCCTCAGcctaagatatatatatacaacgTTCTTCATGATATGGCCATATTCAAAAATAGCTTTAATCCTTTCCTTATCTCCATTTCGATACACATCCTTCCTTTTTACTCTGCAAACACTAGACTACTTGATACTCTTTGAACATGCCGTGTACTTTCACATGTCCATGCTTTGGATAGGTAGTTCCCTCTCCCTAAAATGCCATTCCTACCCTTTTTGTCCAGGcaaatgctgttttctttttattgcgtGTGAATTTAACCATGAAAGCAATGCTGTTGATAAAGTATTTAAACAATGTAGATATTTatatagtaaaaaaagaaagaaaatctgcctCTTTGCAAAATTCATCTTTTGTTCCCACGCGTAACTTCTGCTAACAGTTTGGAATATATTTTACAAGATGTGTTACTCCATGttaacatgtatgtatgtatataaatgcaGAAAACCAACATGTCATTGAtagctcttttcctctctttttcctttaatcATTCATGAAATCTTACTGACTTTAACTTTTACAATCTGTCTCCTAATTTCCATTGTTCCAGCCACCCTGATCCAGGCTACCGTTTTCCTCTGAGGCTTCTGAAGTAGCCTCTTAATTCCCATCTGTGCCTTTCACATTCAACTCTGGTCAGCTACCCTATTCATTCTCCAGACAGCAACTAgagtcatctttttaaaattggagCTTAAAGATTTTCCATTTACTTCCTATTCTGTTCTTACGAGtatactaaaatatattaattctGGCCTAGGAGCCCCTGAGGGATCTGGCCCTTAATTATTCTCTTGTTTTCTGTGCTTTACCCGCACTGGCTTGTTTTCTTCTCCTTAAATATATCAGGTTTTCTCCTTTTTAAGATCCttttaccagatttttttttttccccctgaaagtATGGAAACCTTTATGTCTATAAACTTATTCTTCTGTATAGATGATAAGTTTTAAATCAGGTAAGGCTCTAAGAGTTTATGTGGACAATTTACATCGTCATAGTATTGGTCATAACGTAAGTCATTACGCTATAGAATGTAAGAGCTTAGCTTATGTAAGaattatccttcaaaaaaaatctttaaggttTTGGTATTGCTAATTTATAAACTGCAAGAAGTCCTAAAGcaaatattcacatttatttaaagTACAGTTTGTCACGTGTAATAAACCTCTGTGGTATATGTTACTTTATTATATTTGTTACAAACACAgtataaatgaaagaattaagTCACTAAATCTAAGGCTGATAGATGGCAGAACCTTTAAGCACACTTAACAAAGATTGATTATAATCAAGAATAACCTGTATCAGACTCCCTTCCAGTGGTTCGCATTTATTAGTTCAGCCGGTTACATACCTGCATCAAGAGACCACTTTATTGGCATAAAATGAGGGAAGAGTCAAAACTTATGAGAAAAACAGgtctgagaactttttttttctgggtatatttatatattagaaaaagtTTGAAGTTCCAAGAGAGGTGAGAGATGGGAATGATTGTCAGATAATGAACCAAGAAGATGATGTACATTTACCGGGTAGCATCAGAGAACAGAAGAAACAGCTGACTTTGGAAAGGAACTCtggaaacacttttttttcttccaaaacagGTGAAAAGGCTAGCCAAAGACATCAATAATGTTGGACTGATTTGATGTTGCAGGGGTTTGGGGCTATGGAGGAAGTTACATGGAAAGCAGGAAGAATTTGTATCTGATTGCATCTATTTTCCAATTATTGAGGAATCTAGAATATTTGAGAGTAGGCACAGAAGTGGATTTGGAAGCCTGAGTGAAATAAAGGTTTATTATTGCCTCTGTGAGGAGGAGTGACTGAAGGGCAACGAGAAGATATATTAGGCCACATTGGATGCCAGGTCACCGTTTGGTGAGAGGGACAAAAGAAGGGGGTTGGATTGGCTAGGCTTGGGGATTGGTTAAGTGGGTACTGGATAAAGTTCAATTAAGGGTTCTGCTGAAAGTGTAGTTTGAATCATGGGCTGAAGCATTGAGAATGGTAAGAGAAGTCAGCAGAGGGTGTTGGGCTAGGCATCTTTTTTCCAGGTTTTATCTTATAATCAGCTGTGACAAAGTATACAGAATCTGGTCTCACTGTTAAACTCTCACTCTACTGGTTTcgtccatattttttatggctcaTTTTGTTTAGAGAATCAGCCCTAAAGGCAAGTCTTCAGTTCCACTTACTTGATTAAAAATTTATGTCAGATTGCTCACTGAAGCCAAGATAAGAGTTCTTTGTACCTTCCCTAACTTGTCATTCAAGTAAAAAATTTTCTTGAAAGTTGATATGACGGCTCCACAccagtggctcaagtggctaaggcgccagtcacatacatctgagctgacaggttcaaatccagcccgggctcaccagacaaaatgatggctgcaaccaaaaaatagccaggcattgtggtgggcgcctgtggtcctagctacttgagaggcagaggcaggagaatcgcttgagcccaggagttggaggttgctgtgagctgtgatgccacagcactctacccaggacgacagcttgaggctctgtctcaaaaaaaaaattgatatgacacttatttaaaaagtaattaaatacttgccatgtgtcaggcactgttctaagtgctaaACAAATGTATCAGTGCATTTAATCCATCATCCGAGGTAAGTGCTATTGTActctaattttataaatgaggaaatggagacactggttaagtaacttgcccaggatTTTAGAGCTGGGAGGTTGGCAGCATACTGTACAGGTTAAGAACACAGACTGTGGAGCCAGGTGGCCGTGGTGAGGATTGAATGTGTCAGTGTATGTAAAGTGATTGTAACAACATTGAGCAATTTCTGTCTCCATGTCAGTTGtcattgtggtggtggtggtggtaattgTTGTctagtttcaacttgctcaggaACTTTTTCTTACCATCCTTGACTGATGAAACTCCCACTTTCACACTCAGTAGCAATATGCCACCCACCCATCGAGGCAGCCTATTCTTTGATAAGGTCAGTGGTTTTGATGTAAGAGACTTTTTAGACCAAACAGACATTTTCCTCATAAACTTCCACCATTTAATTCAAGTCCAGCTTTCTGGAAAATGTGAAATAaggcttcttcctcttttttaggTGATAGTCATCTGTTTACAAATCAGACATACTGATCCCTCTTTAATGGCTGTTTCTTGCTTCCAGATTTTAGAAATCTTGAGCTGTTTCTTTAGCATACTCTCTGAAATAAGGTTA
This region of Nycticebus coucang isolate mNycCou1 chromosome 2, mNycCou1.pri, whole genome shotgun sequence genomic DNA includes:
- the PABIR1 gene encoding PPP2R1A-PPP2R2A-interacting phosphatase regulator 1, with product MAQEKMELDLELPPGTGGSPAEGGGTAGGGGLRRSNSAPLIHGLSDTSPVFQAEAPSARRNSTTFPSRHGLLLPASPVRMHSSRLHQIKQEEGMDLINRETVHEREVQTAMQISHSWEESFSLSDNDVEKSASPKRIDFIPVSPAPSPTRGIGKQCFSPSLQSFVSSNGLPPSPIPSPTTRFTTRRSQSPINCIRPSVLGPLKRKCEMETEYQPKRFFQGITNMLSSDVAQLSDPGVCVSSDTLDGNSSSAGSSCNSPAKVSTTTDSPVSPAQAASPFIPLDELSSK